The Aethina tumida isolate Nest 87 chromosome 6, icAetTumi1.1, whole genome shotgun sequence genome has a segment encoding these proteins:
- the LOC109603715 gene encoding putative uncharacterized protein DDB_G0286901: MSRFCILFLFAVITVNCAPVDDEPEGNKSKERAAKDNPLSGIGSAIGSLTGNNNNKEAAKEGPLGGIGNAIGTLTGNNNNKKEPEKDNNPLSGLGNAFNSLTGSNQNSNGQNPLAGLFGSGSPFGGLPGSNLFSKMQLYFGGNMGVLIPMDAIPSAFMQTLSNLANLQQAASNPGEAILKPIQNIGNAITGNKS, translated from the exons ATGTCTCGTTTCTGTATTCTGTTCTTGTTTGCTGTGATAACTG TTAATTGTGCACCAGTTGATGATGAACCTGAaggaaataaaa gcAAAGAAAGAGCTGCGAAAGACAATCCATTATCAGGAATTGGAAGTGCCATAGGTTCTCTAACTGGGAACAATAACAACAAAGAAGCAGCAAAGGAAGGACCACTTGGAGGAATAGGAAACGCTATAGGGACTTTAACTggaaacaacaataacaaaaaggaACCAGAAAAAGACAACAATCCCTTATCGGGACTCGGCAACGCCTTCAATTCATTAACTGGCAGTAACCAAAACAGCAATGGGCAAAATCCTTTAGCAGGACTCTTTGGAAGTGGTTCTCCTTTTGGGGGACTACCAGGTTCAAATTTGTTCTCAAAAATGCAGCTGTATTTTGGTGGTAACATGGGGGTGTTGATACCAATGGATGCCATTCCATCTGCGTTTATGCAAACATTGAGCAATTTGGCTAATTTGCAACAAGCAGCTTCGAATCCGGGAGAAGCTATTCTTAAACCTATTCAAAATATTGGGAATGCCATAACAGGAAATAAGAGTTAA
- the LOC109603707 gene encoding MOB kinase activator-like 3 isoform X2 translates to MALNGFLEFFQKEKTFRPKKRFTKGTIRYSLHKQAQASLNSGINLRSAVKLPEGEDLNDWIAVHVVDFFNRINLIYGTISEYCTPQTCPTMSGGPRFEYLWADGDKYKKPTPLPAREYISNLMDWIELQINNQALFPCTSDMPFPKNFSSHCSKILARLHRVFVHVYIHHFQNIVTIAAEAHVNTCYKHFYYFVTEFDLVSRKELEPLSEMASRICKD, encoded by the exons ATGGCTTTGAACGGGTTCCTCGAGTTCTTCCAAAAGGAGAAG ACGTTCCGACCGAAAAAACGGTTCACCAAAGGCACGATACGGTACAGTTTGCACAAACAGGCGCAGGCCAGCCTGAACTCCGGCATTAACCTGAGGTCCGCCGTTAAATTGCCCGAAGGGGAGGATTTGAATGATTGGATAGCTGTGCATG TTGTGGACTTTTTCAACCGGATAAACTTGATTTATGGCACCATTTCGGAGTACTGCACCCCGCAGACGTGCCCCACAATGTCAGGTGGTCCCAGGTTTGAGTACTTGTGGGCTGAtggtgataaatataaaaagcccACCCCATTGCCGGCCAGGGAGTACATCAGCAACCTGATGGACTGGATAGAATTGCAGATCAACAATCAGGCACTGTTTCCTTGCACCTCGGACATGCCTTTCCCAAAGAACTTCTCTAGTCATTGCAGTAAAATCCTTGCAAGGCTTCACAGGGTTTTCGTCCATGTTTACATACACCACTTCCAAAACATTGTCACAATTGCTGCA GAGGCACATGTCAACACCTGCTACAAACACTTCTATTATTTCGTAACGGAATTCGACTTGGTGAGCAGGAAAGAGCTGGAACCGTTGTCAGAAATGGCATCCAGAATATGTAAAGACTAA
- the LOC109603718 gene encoding zinc finger protein 423 → METTTATTKICRTCGRLAQQHVNIFKTEGLKYKIETCLPIVVSPHILLPDTICTTCLDNVENFFDFIKNCLQNIIILEQQYDVHESCLKTKRRFEKSCSVSLGPSTEDKNIQTEYLEILRLDWNEGVKQEETRREGLVDYELSDQSDGEEDGGKVELTSKKLVMNDINLYIDQLLTQKTDIKKHYFDDVENNLISEITQRKDLKRKGDVIETRPTKIFKMDTSNRRKNKQPKKLDYKSVPLTNGLLLNDVLTEPEEVQPKVEQLQNNTDFNKDLTLYLPQICLLCESSFSGAAALATHVYETHGIDMAEVVGQQPNGVPECAVQPQETEKKKKIPNLVKISDLKKEATDDNEQPPILMPSFVCPMCPAVFTAKSELFVHLRVKHPDSVALMCGMCMQQTSTSLNLRSHVETCAQSHHFNSQYTCQLCFYADDDLELVENHVPVHHFLVEMCAKQNVKFEPLQYVKQGPGRPNMLFCELCRTDDFRGFKEFSTHRRLAHSIFHCDLCTKLYGRNSHLWKHVNRLHKGHSRITCQLCFKTSASEYHLQQHFNKIHGPKVIKTTPGKEQLMAGDHEDFMTQKFQGFDFQSVKQSFMKQELLKQQKPTLKTPVLDRSNSDTNSNSHCSDRDEGNEVADAPKAIDSTSDLYTNIITNYTPPVNVGDHKCPKCGKNFQKKPMLKKHKKNCRPRLQKDLLTRCKSCARVFKDRQSLTKHLDNYHSDYACEICNVKVQSKCEIVSHIRFSHPQCHLVCKHCDNILRSREDMSQHLANHNESFICQFCADSIPSKIKLKMHVLSLHRKILSLSCGVCLKLFETQHILRDHVRLVHKDQLSPLTSCTVCGKNYGSKWKTFDHLNKSHGKIFKACRICLEVFNGDDELQTHTETAHLNNSFKLNKKTEKAHEADEREEKKDNDHTEYDNETDDEEEGEEYDSNEECGDDNGEESKYALAQELKMSLLEKRLTGKKLTEEEAKPISPSKRQKNTRTRRDRDKSEDDAVANPQHTSSKRTVYVNSNDPSYCEICFKNWPAKKHLWQHYIRCHKTEAATVCGICLKTNDSYEALQRHLQETHPTLLHGQGYGSNFICRICGRYHNASSKLRLHMAIHENFDWSILSSKEDDKLDNKDSKDEVNGYGYDDHKLHEEADLDDVKYENDIESINYEDDIEQVELSEDSDGEANDGKEDTSSDDDEEDEDEEEEDDESDNENVANSSDSLSVKSEPTDDDDDEEEEEMGTEDGNSESEWTSRNMFGRKPEELDSAIKSISYGCEERIDDEVEEEYEMQSPALNENELASAVGSIL, encoded by the exons ATGGAGACGACGACGGCAACGACGAAGATATGCAGGACCTGCGGCAGATTGGCGCAGCAGCACGTGAACATCTTCAAAACGGAGGGACTCAAGTACAAAATCGAGACGTGTTTACCCATTGTC GTTTCCCCACATATCTTGTTGCCGGACACGATATGCACGACCTGTCTGGACAACGTCGAGAATTTCTTCGACTTCATCAAGAACTGCCTTCAGAACATCATAATCCTGGAGCAGCAGTACGACGTGCACGAATCCTGCCTGAAAACCAAACGGCGATTCGAGAAAAGTTGCTCAGTAAGTCTGGGGCCAAGCACCGAGGACAAAAACATCCAAACCGAATACTTGGAGATCCTACGCCTGGACTGGAACGAGGGTGTTAAACAAGAGGAGACAAGGCGTGAAGGGTTGGTGGATTATGAGCTGTCAGACCAGTCAGATGGTGAAGAGGATGGTGGCAAAGTAGAGTTGACATCCAAGAAGCTGGTAATGAACGACATTAACTTGTACATTGATCAGTTGTTGACCCAGAAGACTGACATTAAAAAGCACTACTTCGACGACGtcgaaaacaatttaatatctgAAATAACCCAGAGGAAAGACCTGAAAAGGAAAGGTGATGTCATTGAGACCCGACcaactaaaatattcaaaatggaCACCTCAAACAGGAGGAAAAACAAGCAACCAAAGAAACTGGACTACAAATCAGTCCCATTAACCAACGGCTTGTTGCTGAACGACGTTCTAACGGAGCCGGAGGAGGTGCAGCCTAAAGTCGAACAACTCCAGAACAACACAGACTTCAACAAGGATTTAACTTTGTATTTACCTCAGATATGCCTGTTGTGCGAGTCCAGCTTTTCTGGGGCTGCGGCCCTGGCCACCCACGTGTACGAGACCCACGGCATTGACATGGCTGAGGTGGTGGGCCAACAGCCCAACGGAGTGCCCGAATGTGCTGTGCAACCTCAGGAGACcgagaaaaagaagaaaatccCCAACCTGGTGAAAATATCCGACTTGAAAAAGGAGGCGACCGACGACAACGAGCAGCCCCCCATCCTGATGCCCAGCTTCGTCTGTCCCATGTGCCCGGCAGTCTTCACCGCCAAGTCGGAGCTGTTCGTGCATCTGCGGGTCAAGCATCCGGATTCGGTGGCCCTGATGTGCGGCATGTGTATGCAGCAGACCAGCACCTCCCTGAATTTGCGCTCCCACGTGGAGACCTGTGCCCAGTCGCACCACTTCAACTCCCAGTACACGTGCCAGCTCTGTTTCTATGCCGACGACGATCTGGAGCTGGTGGAGAATCATGTGCCCGTCCACCACTTCTTGGTGGAGATGTGCGCCAAGCAGAACGTCAAGTTCGAGCCCCTGCAGTACGTGAAACAAGGCCCGGGTCGCCCCAACATGCTGTTCTGCGAGCTGTGTCGCACCGACGATTTCCGGGGCTTCAAGGAGTTCAGTACTCATCGCAGGCTGGCCCACTCAATTTTCCACTGCGATTTGTGCACCAAATTGTACGGTCGCAACTCCCACCTGTGGAAACACGTGAACAGGCTCCACAAAGGCCACTCGCGCATCACCTGCCAGCTGTGCTTCAAGACCAGCGCCTCCGAGTACCACCTGCAGCAGCACTTCAACAAAATCCACGGGCCCAAGGTCATAAAAACCACCCCGGGCAAGGAGCAGCTCATGGCCGGCGACCACGAGGACTTTATGACTCAGAAGTTCCAAGGCTTCGACTTCCAGTCGGTGAAGCAGAGCTTCATGAAGCAGGAACTGCTCAAGCAACAAAAGCCTACCCTCAAAACTCCCGTTTTGGACCGCAGCAACTCGGACACCAACTCCAACAGTCACTGCTCCGACAGGGACGAGGGCAACGAAGTGGCGGACGCCCCCAAGGCCATCGACTCAACCAGCGACCTCTACACCAACATCATCACCAATTACACGCCCCCCGTTAATGTGGGGGATCATAAATGCCCCAAGTGCGGCAAGAACTTCCAAAAGAAGCCGATGCTGAAGAAGCACAAGAAAAACTGCAGGCCCAGGCTGCAGAAGGACCTGTTGACGCGTTGCAAGAGCTGCGCCAGGGTGTTCAAGGACAGGCAGAGCCTCACCAAGCACCTGGACAATTACCACTCGGACTACGCCTGCGAGATATGCAACGTGAAGGTGCAGAGCAAGTGCGAAATAGTCTCGCACATCAGGTTCAGCCATCCGCAGTGCCACCTCGTGTGcaagcactgcgacaacataCTGCGCAGCCGGGAGGACATGTCCCAACACCTGGCCAACCACAACGAGTCATTTATTTGCCAGTTCTGCGCCGACTCGATACCCAGCAAAATCAAGCTCAAGATGCACGTGCTGAGCCTGCACCGCAAGATACTGAGTCTGAGCTGCGGCGTGTGCCTGAAGCTGTTCGAGACCCAGCACATTTTGCGCGACCACGTCCGGCTGGTGCACAAGGACCAGCTGTCGCCTCTGACCTCCTGCACGGTCTGCGGCAAGAACTACGGTTCCAAGTGGAAGACGTTCGACCACCTGAACAAGAGTCACGGGAAGATCTTCAAGGCGTGCAGGATATGCCTGGAGGTGTTCAACGGCGACGACGAGCTGCAGACGCACACCGAAACGGCCCACTTGAACAACTCGTTTAAGCTGAACAAGAAGACGGAGAAGGCCCATGAGGCGGATGAGCGGGAGGAGAAGAAGGACAACGATCACACGGAGTACGACAACGAAACGGACGACGAGGAGGAGGGTGAGGAGTACGACTCGAACGAGGAGTGCGGCGACGACAACGGGGAGGAGTCGAAGTACGCGTTGGCGCAGGAGCTGAAGATGTCGCTGCTGGAGAAGCGACTCACGGGCAAGAAGCTGACGGAGGAGGAGGCCAAACCCATCAGTCCGTCCAAGAGGCAGAAGAACACGAGGACGAGGCGGGACAGGGACAAGTCCGAGGACGATGCGGTGGCCAATCCCCAGCACACTAGCTCCAAGCGCACCGTCTACGTTAACAGTAACGATCCGTCGTACTGTGAGATATGCTTTAAGAACTGGCCGGCTAAGAAGCACCTGTGGCAACACTACATCCGGTGTCACAAGACTGAGGCGGCCACAGTTTGTGGTATTTGCCTGAAGACGAACGACAGCTACGAAGCGTTGCAGCGTCATTTACAGGAGACGCATCCCACGTTGCTCCATGGACAGGGGTACGGGTCGAATTTTATATGCAGGATTTGTGGGAGGTATCACAACGCCAGCTCCAAGCTTCGACTGCACATGGCGATTCACGAGAACTTCGACTGGAGCATCCTGTCGTCCAAAGAGGACGACAAACTGGACAATAAAGACTCCAAGGATGAAGTCAATGGATATG GTTACGACGACCATAAGTTGCACGAAGAAGCGGATCTCGATGACGTCAAGTACGAGAACGACATCGAGAGCATTAATTATGAGGACGACATTGAGCAGGTGGAGCTGTCTGAGGACAGTGATGGTGAGGCTAATGATGGTAAGGAAGACACATCCTCGGACGACGATGAGGAGGACGAGGATGAAGAAGAGGAAGATGATGAAAGTGACAACGAGAACGTAGCCAACAGCAGCGATTCACTGAGCGTTAAGAGTGAGCCTACAgatgacgacgacgacgagGAGGAGGAGGAAATGGGCACGGAAGATGGCAACAGTGAGTCCGAGTGGACGTCAAGGAATATGTTCGGGCGTAAGCCCGAAGAGCTCGACTCAGCCATCAAGTCCATCAGCTATGGTTGTGAGGAGAGGATTGACGATGAGGTGGAGGAGGAGTACGAGATGCAGTCGCCGGCTTTGAACGAAAACGAACTGGCTTCGGCTGTCGGCAGCATATTGTAA
- the LOC109603707 gene encoding MOB kinase activator-like 3 isoform X1 — protein sequence MALNGFLEFFQKEKVTNTFRPKKRFTKGTIRYSLHKQAQASLNSGINLRSAVKLPEGEDLNDWIAVHVVDFFNRINLIYGTISEYCTPQTCPTMSGGPRFEYLWADGDKYKKPTPLPAREYISNLMDWIELQINNQALFPCTSDMPFPKNFSSHCSKILARLHRVFVHVYIHHFQNIVTIAAEAHVNTCYKHFYYFVTEFDLVSRKELEPLSEMASRICKD from the exons ATGGCTTTGAACGGGTTCCTCGAGTTCTTCCAAAAGGAGAAGGTAACAAAC ACGTTCCGACCGAAAAAACGGTTCACCAAAGGCACGATACGGTACAGTTTGCACAAACAGGCGCAGGCCAGCCTGAACTCCGGCATTAACCTGAGGTCCGCCGTTAAATTGCCCGAAGGGGAGGATTTGAATGATTGGATAGCTGTGCATG TTGTGGACTTTTTCAACCGGATAAACTTGATTTATGGCACCATTTCGGAGTACTGCACCCCGCAGACGTGCCCCACAATGTCAGGTGGTCCCAGGTTTGAGTACTTGTGGGCTGAtggtgataaatataaaaagcccACCCCATTGCCGGCCAGGGAGTACATCAGCAACCTGATGGACTGGATAGAATTGCAGATCAACAATCAGGCACTGTTTCCTTGCACCTCGGACATGCCTTTCCCAAAGAACTTCTCTAGTCATTGCAGTAAAATCCTTGCAAGGCTTCACAGGGTTTTCGTCCATGTTTACATACACCACTTCCAAAACATTGTCACAATTGCTGCA GAGGCACATGTCAACACCTGCTACAAACACTTCTATTATTTCGTAACGGAATTCGACTTGGTGAGCAGGAAAGAGCTGGAACCGTTGTCAGAAATGGCATCCAGAATATGTAAAGACTAA